The following proteins come from a genomic window of candidate division KSB1 bacterium:
- a CDS encoding quinone oxidoreductase: MKAIQITKHGGSEAMEYKDVPTPDPGTDEVLLKLGACGVNFIDVYQRTGLYPVNLPYILGLEGAGSVEQIGNDVSSFSIGDSVAFTGAAGAYAEYVVVPAGKLVRLPQEIDFRSAAAVMLQGMTAHYLAFSTYPLKSGDTCLVHAAAGGVGLLLVQMAKQCGARVFGTVSTEEKAALARSAGADEVILYTQKDFEQDVKSLTDGKGVNVVYDSVGKDTFEKSLNCLSLQGYLVLYGQSSGPVPPFDPAILNTKGSLFLTRPSLFHYIADRASLEKRAEEVLDWVAKGQLNLRIEHVFPLAEAADAHSSLEGRKTTGKVLLIP, translated from the coding sequence CGGTAGTGAAGCCATGGAATATAAGGATGTCCCAACTCCAGATCCAGGTACTGACGAGGTATTATTGAAACTCGGCGCTTGTGGAGTAAATTTCATAGATGTATACCAACGAACCGGTCTATACCCTGTTAACTTACCTTATATTCTTGGACTTGAAGGTGCGGGTAGTGTGGAGCAAATTGGCAATGATGTTTCCAGCTTTTCAATTGGCGATTCGGTAGCATTTACAGGAGCAGCCGGAGCCTATGCCGAATATGTTGTAGTACCTGCCGGTAAATTAGTGCGATTGCCGCAAGAAATCGATTTTCGTTCTGCAGCGGCTGTAATGCTACAGGGCATGACGGCTCACTACCTGGCATTCAGTACTTACCCGCTAAAGAGTGGTGACACATGCCTTGTCCATGCTGCCGCTGGAGGCGTCGGGCTCTTATTGGTTCAGATGGCGAAACAATGTGGCGCCAGGGTTTTTGGCACTGTTTCAACAGAGGAAAAAGCAGCTTTAGCTCGTTCTGCTGGCGCCGATGAGGTAATTCTATATACACAGAAAGATTTCGAACAAGATGTGAAAAGTTTGACCGATGGCAAAGGAGTCAATGTGGTTTACGATTCAGTGGGTAAAGACACTTTTGAAAAGAGTTTGAATTGCCTTTCGCTTCAGGGTTATTTGGTTTTGTACGGTCAATCGAGCGGTCCCGTGCCGCCGTTCGATCCGGCTATTTTAAATACAAAAGGCTCGCTCTTTCTCACCAGGCCATCCCTGTTTCATTATATTGCCGACCGGGCGAGTCTTGAAAAACGCGCAGAAGAAGTGTTAGATTGGGTTGCTAAAGGACAATTGAATTTGCGGATTGAACATGTTTTCCCATTAGCAGAAGCCGCCGACGCACATAGCAGTCTTGAAGGACGAAAAACTACTGGGAAAGTTCTTCTAATTCCGTAA
- a CDS encoding GNAT family N-acetyltransferase, translated as MKTTIRKSDPKNANELTLIAHISKRYWGYSESSIKEWENELTITKEFIQVNQVFEIVKSKKTVGFYALADKDEGMSIEHFWILPEYIGNGLGTKLFQHAVKIAGSMSAKWFEIVSDPNAEGFFVKMGAKRIGDLVTQLEGRPRRLPLFKYKFPMKE; from the coding sequence ATGAAAACAACAATTAGAAAATCTGACCCAAAAAATGCAAACGAATTAACTTTGATTGCACACATCTCAAAAAGATACTGGGGATATTCTGAAAGCTCGATTAAGGAATGGGAAAATGAGCTCACAATAACAAAAGAATTCATACAAGTCAATCAAGTCTTTGAAATTGTAAAGTCAAAAAAAACGGTGGGTTTCTATGCTTTGGCTGATAAAGATGAAGGAATGAGTATTGAGCATTTTTGGATTTTACCTGAATATATAGGCAACGGGTTGGGGACGAAGTTATTCCAGCATGCTGTAAAAATTGCCGGATCGATGAGTGCTAAATGGTTTGAAATTGTATCTGATCCAAATGCAGAAGGTTTTTTTGTAAAGATGGGAGCCAAAAGAATTGGAGACCTTGTGACCCAGTTAGAAGGCAGACCTCGACGTTTACCTTTGTTTAAGTATAAATTTCCAATGAAGGAATGA
- a CDS encoding pyrroloquinoline quinone biosynthesis protein PqqB — MNTTRNIRINVSLFVLILGLLFGCNPAQKSQYKLESNEPFLVILGIAQDAGFPQAGMKQNELWEDPTKKRYATCLALIDPLSKQRWMFEATPDFKYQLHELDKILPVDNVPGLTGIFLTHAHVGHYTGLIHIGHEIIGGKKVPVHAMPRMHEFLSSNGPWDQLVRYENIELRKLTKDKSIQLNPRLSVTPFLVPHRDEYSETVGFRIQGPNRSVIFIPDINKWEILDEWGIRIEDLISQVDVALLDGSFFADGEVPGRVMSEIPHPFISESMDRFSALAEQEIEKIKFIHLNRTNPALFEENIEFKEIKAKGFGLAKELERIRL; from the coding sequence ATGAATACCACAAGAAATATCAGAATAAATGTGTCTCTATTCGTATTGATTTTAGGATTGTTGTTCGGATGTAATCCAGCTCAAAAATCACAATATAAACTGGAATCGAATGAGCCTTTCCTCGTTATCCTTGGAATTGCACAGGATGCCGGCTTTCCACAAGCCGGTATGAAGCAAAATGAGCTTTGGGAAGATCCGACAAAAAAAAGATACGCAACTTGCCTGGCGTTAATCGATCCTTTATCCAAACAAAGGTGGATGTTTGAAGCTACTCCGGACTTTAAATACCAGCTTCATGAATTAGACAAGATTTTGCCTGTAGATAATGTTCCCGGATTGACTGGTATTTTTCTGACTCATGCTCATGTTGGGCATTACACCGGCTTGATACACATTGGTCATGAAATTATTGGCGGCAAGAAAGTTCCGGTTCATGCCATGCCGCGCATGCATGAATTTTTAAGTTCCAATGGCCCCTGGGATCAGTTGGTTCGGTATGAAAATATTGAATTACGAAAACTAACAAAAGATAAATCAATACAGTTGAATCCCAGGTTATCAGTTACACCATTTCTTGTTCCACACAGGGATGAATATTCTGAAACCGTTGGTTTCCGCATTCAGGGTCCGAATCGTTCGGTGATTTTTATTCCTGATATCAATAAATGGGAAATATTGGATGAGTGGGGGATCAGGATTGAGGATTTAATTTCACAGGTTGATGTTGCATTGTTGGATGGCTCTTTTTTTGCCGACGGGGAAGTGCCGGGGCGGGTGATGTCTGAAATACCACACCCTTTTATTTCTGAAAGTATGGACCGGTTTAGTGCGCTTGCGGAACAGGAAATCGAAAAGATTAAATTCATTCACCTGAACCGAACCAATCCTGCGCTGTTTGAAGAAAACATAGAATTTAAAGAAATTAAAGCTAAAGGATTTGGACTTGCCAAAGAATTAGAAAGGATCAGGCTTTAG